A region from the Corylus avellana chromosome ca7, CavTom2PMs-1.0 genome encodes:
- the LOC132186759 gene encoding putative pentatricopeptide repeat-containing protein At1g17630, with the protein MLRASSQRYISISSCCHKTHLSFPSNLSGSISINSHYAQIKSQTSIAHDELLDFFDLLLPQCTTVQHCKQVHNQIVVSGTHRAAFLAARLVSVYTRFQLVMDARKVFDANLVEGLSNLLLWNSILRACVSNGYYGEAFKLYDKMRKLGIWADGFTLPLVIRACKFMCSFNLCKTVHGHVLQMGFQNHLHAVNEMIGMYGKLGRMEDARHLFDRMGVRCSISWNTMISGYAYNYDCNCAYEMFRRMELEGLKPNPVTWTSLLSSHARCGQTEETIQLFRMMRMRGTGATAEAVAVVLSVCADLVAVGRGKVIHGYVIKDGFEDYLFVKNALICMYGKCGDVKDAHNLFLKMETKNLVSWNALITSYAESGFCDEAFAIFSQLDTSDDYPMVRPNVISWSAIIGGFASKGRGKESLELFRKMQLAEVMANCVTISSVLSVCAELAALNLGREIQSHVVRALMDSNILVGNGLINMYTKCGAFKEAQLVFEKIDGRDLISWNSMISGYGMHGLGENALKTFDEMIKSELKPDSVTFVAVLSACSHAGLVAEGRRLFSRMINKFRIEPQMEHYACMVDLLGRAGFLKEASDIVKSMPMEPNDCVWGSLLQSCRMYKNTDVAEETASHILNLNSETTGSYMLLSNIYAASGRWEDSARVRISAKTKGLKKIPGQSWIEVKKKLYVFSAGNTVRQGLEEVYGILEELVLQMESEYSSPDNCIFGQNIDG; encoded by the coding sequence ATGCTGCGTGCTTCCTCTCAACGTTACATATCGATTTCTTCATGTTGCCACAAGACCCATCTCTCATTTCCATCAAACCTCAGCGGTTCAATCTCTATAAACTCTCACTATGCCCAGATTAAATCACAAACCTCTATCGCCCATGATGAACTTCTGGATTTCTTTGACCTTCTTCTTCCGCAATGCACCACAGTTCAACACTGCAAACAAGTTCACAATCAAATTGTTGTCAGTGGCACACACCGGGCGGCGTTCTTGGCCGCCCGGCTTGTGTCTGTCTATACACGTTTCCAGCTCGTTATGGATGCTCGGAAAGTGTTTGATGCCAACCTAGTTGAGGGGCTTTCCAACTTGCTTTTGTGGAATTCGATTCTGAGGGCTTGTGTCTCAAATGGGTACTATGGAGAAGCCTTTAAACTTTATGATAAAATGCGAAAGCTTGGGATTTGGGCCGATGGGTTCACTTTGCCTTTGGTTATAAGGGCATGTAAATTTATGTGTAGTTTTAATTTGTGCAAGACTGTTCATGGTCATGTTTTACAAATGGGTTTCCAAAATCATCTTCATGCTGTGAATGAAATGATTGGAATGTACGGGAAGCTTGGGCGAATGGAGGATGCCCGACATTTGTTTGACAGAATGGGTGTTAGATGCTCTATTTCGTGGAATACAATGATTTCCGGTTATGCCTATAACTATGACTGTAATTGTGCATATGAGATGTTTCGGCGGATGGAGTTGGAAGGGTTGAAGCCGAACCCTGTGACATGGACGTCATTGTTGTCAAGTCATGCTCGATGTGGGCAGACTGAAGAAACCATACAGTTGTTTCGTATGATGAGGATGAGAGGAACTGGGGCTACTGCTGAAGCGGTTGCTGTTGTGTTATCTGTATGTGCTGATTTGGTTGCGGTTGGCAGGGGTAAGGTCATTCATGGATATGTTATAAAGGATGGGTTTGAAGATTACTTGTTTGTGAAGAATGCACTGATATGTATGTATGGGAAATGCGGAGATGTAAAAGATGCACATAATTTGTTCTTGAAGATGGAAACAAAGAATCTAGTGAGTTGGAATGCTTTGATAACATCATATGCCGAATCTGGATTTTGTGATGAGGCTTTTGCAATATTTTCACAGCTGGATACTTCAGATGATTATCCTATGGTTAGACCTAATGTCATAAGTTGGAGTGCCATTATTGGTGGATTTGCTTCCAAGGGCCGAGGGAAGGAATCCTTGGAACTCTTTCGGAAAATGCAGCTTGCCGAAGTCATGGCTAATTGTGTGACAATTTCCAGTGTTTTATCGGTTTGTGCAGAGTTAGCAGCACTGAATCTTGGTAGGGAAATACAGAGTCATGTAGTTAGGGCTTTGATGGACAGTAATATTTTGGTAGGAAACGGCTTGATTAATATGTACACAAAGTGTGGAGCTTTCAAAGAAGCACAGTTAgtatttgagaaaattgatgGTAGGGATTTAATCTCCTGGAATTCAATGATTTCAGGGTATGGGATGCATGGACTTGGTGAAAATGCTTTGAAAACTTTTGATGAGATGATTAAATCTGAATTGAAGCCAGATAGTGTCACCTTTGTTGCTGTTCTTTCTGCTTGCAGTCATGCTGGGCTTGTTGCTGAGGGTCGTAGGTTGTTTAGTCGAATGATTAACAAGTTTAGGATCGAACCACAGATGGAGCACTATGCTTGCATGGTTGATCTCCTTGGGCGTGCTGGGTTTTTAAAAGAAGCAAGTGACATTGTCAAAAGCATGCCAATGGAACCCAATGACTGTGTTTGGGGCTCCCTTCTACAGTCTTGTAGGATGTACAAGAATACAGATGTTGCAGAAGAGACTGCCTCCCATATTTTGAATCTGAACTCAGAAACAACTGGGAGCTACATGCTGCTCTCAAATATTTATGCTGCAAGTGGGAGATGGGAAGATTCTGCAAGGGTGAGGATCTCAGCAAAGACAaagggtttaaaaaaaattcctggtCAGAGTTGGATTGAGGTGAAGAAAAAGCTTTATGTGTTCTCAGCAGGGAACACTGTGCGACAGGGGTTGGAGGAAGTTTATGGGATACTTGAGGAATTGGTACTTCAAATGGAAAGCGAGTACAGCTCACCTGATAATTGCATCTTTGGACAAAATATTGATggataa